A stretch of Cellulosilyticum sp. I15G10I2 DNA encodes these proteins:
- a CDS encoding TIGR01212 family radical SAM protein (This family includes YhcC from E. coli K-12, an uncharacterized radical SAM protein.): METYNKYAAYLKERYGGKVYKIPVHLPVTCPNRDGTCGIGGCSFCGEAGAGYEMRDAYEAVKVQLDANMQYIGQKYKAQFFIAYFQNFSNTYMPLKLFKEVLEEIQHEDIIGIAISTRPDCIHTQYLDVLKEWSLKTKKEVCIELGLQTVNYHSLKKVNRGHSLAEYLDAFFKIKSYHFEICTHLILNLPWDNMDDVIENAKCMTALKSDYVKLHALYLVKGTPMAEDYLSGKINLITREDYQQRVIHFLRYLSKDIIVQRIIGRAPKSYTLFSNWDTSWWKIHDEIVEEMIQKEYSQGDLCDYIEGKAVRKFL, from the coding sequence TTGGAAACTTATAATAAATATGCGGCTTACCTTAAAGAAAGATATGGTGGTAAAGTCTATAAAATACCAGTTCATTTACCAGTTACCTGTCCAAATAGAGATGGTACTTGTGGTATAGGGGGGTGTAGTTTTTGCGGGGAAGCTGGAGCTGGCTATGAGATGAGAGACGCTTATGAGGCTGTAAAAGTACAGTTAGATGCAAATATGCAGTATATTGGTCAAAAATATAAAGCGCAGTTTTTTATTGCCTATTTTCAAAACTTCAGCAATACCTATATGCCACTTAAGTTATTTAAGGAAGTGCTTGAGGAAATACAGCATGAAGATATTATTGGGATAGCTATATCTACACGGCCAGACTGTATTCATACTCAGTATTTGGATGTTCTTAAAGAATGGTCCTTAAAGACTAAAAAAGAAGTATGTATTGAACTAGGGCTGCAAACGGTTAACTATCACTCGCTAAAAAAAGTAAATAGAGGACATAGCTTAGCCGAGTACTTAGACGCATTTTTTAAAATAAAAAGTTACCATTTTGAGATATGTACGCATCTTATTTTAAATCTTCCTTGGGATAACATGGATGATGTTATTGAGAATGCAAAATGTATGACCGCTTTAAAAAGTGATTATGTAAAACTTCATGCACTTTATTTAGTGAAGGGGACACCTATGGCTGAAGATTATCTAAGCGGCAAGATTAATTTAATTACAAGAGAAGACTATCAACAAAGAGTTATTCACTTTTTAAGATATTTATCTAAGGATATTATCGTACAGCGCATTATAGGAAGAGCGCCTAAGTCCTATACGTTGTTTTCAAACTGGGATACAAGCTGGTGGAAAATACATGATGAAATCGTAGAGGAAATGATACAAAAAGAGTACAGTCAAGGTGATTTATGTGACTATATAGAAGGAAAGGCTGTTAGAAAGTTTTTATGA
- a CDS encoding metallophosphoesterase: MKIYALSDLHLSHAETKPMDIFGEVWINHMDIIVDHWVKIIREEDRVLIPGDISWAMRMDKARIDLDMLEDLPGYKICIRGNHDYWWDRPGKLNAQYNKLYFLQNKAYMIDKLAICGSRGWICAGSVNFNEEDERILDRELIRLRLSLDDAIKNQAKEIIVMLHYPPTNNADRLSPFISLFKEYPVCHVVYGHLHDETSWQGALQGMNEGIRYDLVSADYLKFIPKLIRA, encoded by the coding sequence ATGAAAATATATGCCCTTTCAGATCTTCATTTATCACATGCAGAAACTAAGCCGATGGATATATTTGGTGAAGTGTGGATCAACCATATGGATATTATAGTGGATCATTGGGTAAAAATAATTCGTGAAGAGGATAGGGTATTAATACCGGGTGATATTTCTTGGGCGATGCGAATGGACAAGGCTAGAATAGATCTAGACATGCTCGAAGATCTTCCAGGGTATAAAATATGTATTCGTGGTAATCATGATTACTGGTGGGACAGACCAGGTAAACTTAATGCGCAGTATAATAAGCTTTATTTCTTACAAAACAAAGCTTATATGATTGATAAGCTGGCAATTTGCGGTTCCCGTGGATGGATATGCGCAGGTAGTGTGAATTTTAATGAAGAAGATGAAAGAATATTAGACCGAGAACTGATTAGACTCAGGCTTTCTCTAGATGATGCAATTAAAAATCAGGCGAAGGAGATAATCGTTATGCTGCATTATCCACCAACGAATAATGCTGATAGATTATCTCCTTTTATTTCGCTGTTTAAAGAATATCCTGTTTGTCATGTTGTTTATGGGCATTTGCACGATGAAACTTCTTGGCAGGGAGCTTTGCAAGGCATGAATGAAGGGATTAGATATGATTTGGTTTCTGCAGATTATTTAAAGTTTATCCCTAAATTAATTAGGGCGTAA
- a CDS encoding AI-2E family transporter, which produces MRFEQNNKYFTISVYSILTSIAVILAALIIFNFYSIFVFLVDILRNLCRLLKPLIIGGIIAYLLDPVVEFYEKRCKNHNVHLIKINFLRFGRKRLHQKDSTPNEHKSKTSLRTIPTILTAFTIIAFLGLFVLVVSMNIRNVLGSAGVKNISVSINRYIAYFENMLAQMTNFTDRIPFFANSRSIVESIYGYINLIVARLSQKGFNFLTVLGTNVINIALAFVIAFYLLQDKRRVLLFINKVCETIFPEKTSKNIKLIGRDIDHVFSNYIRGQLIDALIIGILACVALTLIRMDFAIIIGIIAGIFNLIPYFGPVVGFVLAALIGLIDADPMKAIYGVLALFLIQQIDGWVIVPKVIGNSVKLHPVVVLLAILIGGKLFGLIGMLLGVPVAAFIRVIILRYMKDDFETKEEW; this is translated from the coding sequence ATGAGATTCGAGCAAAATAATAAGTATTTTACAATTTCAGTGTATAGTATTTTAACAAGTATAGCTGTTATTTTAGCTGCATTAATCATTTTTAATTTTTACAGCATATTTGTTTTTTTAGTAGATATACTACGAAATTTATGCCGATTATTAAAACCTTTAATTATTGGAGGCATTATAGCCTACTTATTAGACCCTGTTGTAGAATTTTATGAAAAAAGATGTAAAAATCATAATGTTCACCTGATTAAAATAAATTTCTTGCGTTTTGGCAGGAAGAGACTACATCAAAAAGATAGCACGCCGAATGAGCACAAAAGTAAAACTTCCTTAAGAACTATACCGACTATATTGACTGCTTTTACTATTATAGCGTTTCTAGGGCTTTTTGTACTTGTCGTATCAATGAATATAAGAAATGTTTTAGGTTCCGCAGGTGTTAAAAATATTTCTGTAAGTATTAATAGATATATTGCTTACTTTGAAAATATGCTGGCGCAAATGACAAATTTTACAGATCGTATCCCTTTTTTTGCAAATAGCAGGTCTATTGTTGAAAGTATCTATGGCTATATTAATTTAATAGTTGCGCGTTTATCACAAAAAGGTTTTAACTTTTTAACAGTACTCGGCACAAACGTTATTAATATTGCATTAGCTTTTGTTATTGCTTTTTATTTATTGCAAGATAAAAGAAGGGTATTGCTTTTTATAAATAAAGTGTGCGAGACAATCTTTCCGGAGAAAACATCTAAAAATATTAAACTTATCGGCCGAGATATAGACCATGTTTTTTCTAACTATATTAGAGGACAGCTTATAGATGCATTAATTATTGGTATTCTTGCTTGTGTTGCTTTAACTCTAATTAGAATGGACTTCGCAATTATTATTGGGATTATAGCGGGGATATTTAATTTAATACCTTATTTTGGACCTGTAGTGGGCTTTGTACTTGCAGCACTTATTGGACTTATAGATGCAGATCCAATGAAAGCGATTTATGGGGTACTAGCACTTTTTCTTATTCAGCAGATAGATGGATGGGTAATTGTACCAAAGGTTATAGGAAATAGTGTTAAGCTGCATCCGGTTGTGGTACTGCTTGCTATACTTATTGGTGGCAAATTATTTGGTTTAATAGGCATGCTGCTTGGGGTGCCAGTGGCTGCGTTTATTCGTGTCATTATTCTAAGATATATGAAAGATGATTTTGAAACAAAAGAAGAATGGTAG
- a CDS encoding M14 family metallopeptidase codes for MLLDISTKFTYLQNEKYSFRLMEKQLLTLVKQYPFLTLSEIGKSTQNRPIYCLSLGRGKRKIHVNGAHHANEWITSIIIMRSIEIICRLIQDKSVYLDVNMSNLLERLSYDFVPMVNPDGVELCVNGDINTYDLNYLKQLNEGELNFSRWKANIRGVDLNRNYNAGFEEYSMISEKKGPSYAFYQGEAAESEAESRTLANLTRKRQYDMVFAYHTQGEVIYWTYKEISIANAKEYATIFSKASGYSLDEPDLMAASGGYKDWFILHFRKPGFTIECGHGENPIEVTQINSILTHTLPILVLASKDLGKEE; via the coding sequence ATGTTGTTAGATATCAGTACAAAGTTTACTTATCTTCAAAATGAAAAATATAGCTTTAGATTAATGGAAAAGCAGTTATTAACGCTTGTTAAACAATATCCTTTTTTAACATTGAGTGAGATAGGTAAAAGCACTCAAAATAGACCTATTTACTGCTTAAGTTTAGGACGTGGCAAGCGAAAAATTCATGTTAATGGTGCTCATCATGCCAATGAATGGATTACATCTATTATTATTATGAGAAGTATAGAAATCATCTGTCGTCTCATACAAGATAAAAGTGTATATTTAGACGTAAATATGTCAAATTTGTTAGAAAGGTTAAGTTATGATTTTGTCCCTATGGTTAATCCGGATGGAGTTGAGCTATGTGTAAATGGAGATATAAATACTTATGACTTAAATTATTTAAAACAACTTAATGAAGGAGAATTAAATTTTTCAAGGTGGAAAGCTAATATTAGAGGTGTTGATCTTAATCGTAATTATAATGCAGGATTTGAAGAATATAGTATGATAAGCGAGAAAAAAGGGCCCAGTTATGCTTTCTATCAAGGCGAAGCTGCAGAATCAGAAGCTGAAAGCAGGACGCTTGCGAATCTAACAAGAAAGAGACAGTATGATATGGTCTTTGCGTATCATACGCAAGGAGAAGTTATTTACTGGACTTATAAAGAGATAAGTATTGCGAATGCAAAAGAATATGCTACAATATTTTCAAAGGCAAGTGGTTATAGTTTAGATGAGCCTGATTTGATGGCAGCTTCAGGCGGGTATAAGGATTGGTTTATACTGCATTTTAGAAAGCCAGGTTTCACTATAGAGTGTGGCCATGGTGAAAATCCTATTGAAGTTACACAAATCAACTCTATTTTAACACATACATTGCCTATCTTAGTGCTCGCATCAAAAGACTTAGGAAAAGAGGAATAA
- a CDS encoding DUF378 domain-containing protein: MRSRSFDYVAITLIIIGALNWGLIGFFQFDLVAFLFGGMTSWISRVIYAIIGIAGIYALTLYGRVYDHPYTNS; encoded by the coding sequence ATGAGATCTAGAAGTTTTGATTATGTTGCAATTACATTAATAATAATAGGAGCTCTTAACTGGGGACTTATTGGATTTTTTCAATTTGATTTAGTTGCATTTTTATTTGGTGGAATGACTTCTTGGATAAGTAGAGTTATTTATGCTATTATAGGTATTGCCGGCATATATGCTCTTACATTATACGGAAGAGTCTATGATCATCCTTATACTAATAGTTAA
- the tyrS gene encoding tyrosine--tRNA ligase: MNAYDVLLERGFIQQTTHEKEIKDLLNKEKVTFYIGFDPTADSLHVGHFVTVMAMSHMQKAGHRPIVLIGGGTAMVGDPTGKSDMRKMMTKEIIAHNVSCFKGQLSKFISFENDAAIMVNNGDWLLNLNYVDFLREIGVHFSVNRMLTFECFKQRLEKGLSFLEFNYMLMQSYDFLELYRKYNCKLQLGGNDQWSNILGGVELVRRLHGDTSFGMTFSLLTTSEGKKMGKTEKGALWLDPEKTTPYDFYQYWRNIDDADVKKCLALLTFLPMEEVNKLGQLEGAEINKAKEKLAFEVTKIVHGESEAIKADTAAKALFLGGAVGGSIPTTNLDTSEFSEGMDIITLLEKTKLVPSRSEARRLITQNGIKLDGQPITDLNYQVNETHFKDNSLMIQKGKKVFHRVCLQ; encoded by the coding sequence GTGAATGCTTATGATGTTTTATTAGAACGAGGATTTATTCAGCAAACAACACACGAAAAAGAAATTAAGGATCTTTTAAACAAGGAAAAAGTGACTTTTTATATAGGTTTTGATCCTACAGCCGACAGTCTCCATGTAGGACATTTTGTAACTGTTATGGCCATGTCACATATGCAGAAAGCTGGTCATAGACCTATTGTTCTTATAGGTGGTGGTACAGCTATGGTGGGTGATCCTACAGGTAAATCCGATATGCGAAAAATGATGACTAAGGAAATTATCGCGCATAATGTAAGCTGTTTTAAAGGTCAACTCTCAAAATTTATTTCTTTTGAAAATGATGCGGCTATCATGGTAAATAATGGAGATTGGCTTCTTAATTTGAACTATGTAGACTTTTTAAGAGAAATAGGCGTGCATTTTTCTGTTAATCGCATGTTAACATTCGAATGTTTTAAGCAACGACTAGAAAAGGGATTATCTTTCTTAGAATTTAACTATATGCTTATGCAATCTTATGACTTTTTAGAACTTTACCGTAAATACAACTGTAAACTTCAACTTGGCGGAAATGATCAATGGTCTAACATACTAGGCGGTGTTGAACTTGTTAGAAGATTACATGGTGATACATCATTCGGTATGACATTCTCTCTCCTCACAACCAGCGAAGGTAAAAAAATGGGAAAAACAGAAAAAGGTGCACTGTGGCTTGACCCTGAAAAAACTACACCTTATGATTTCTATCAGTACTGGCGAAATATCGATGATGCGGATGTTAAAAAGTGCTTAGCACTACTTACATTCCTTCCTATGGAGGAAGTAAATAAACTTGGTCAATTAGAAGGTGCTGAAATTAATAAAGCTAAAGAAAAACTAGCTTTTGAAGTGACAAAAATTGTTCATGGAGAATCTGAAGCTATAAAAGCTGATACTGCTGCGAAAGCTTTATTCCTTGGGGGTGCAGTAGGTGGTTCTATTCCTACAACAAACTTAGATACATCTGAATTTAGTGAAGGCATGGATATTATTACACTATTAGAAAAAACGAAGCTTGTACCCTCTAGGTCAGAAGCAAGACGTTTAATTACGCAAAACGGTATAAAATTAGATGGACAACCTATCACAGATCTAAACTACCAAGTTAATGAAACCCACTTCAAAGATAATAGTCTTATGATTCAAAAAGGTAAAAAAGTATTTCATAGAGTTTGTTTACAATAG
- a CDS encoding glycogen debranching protein has protein sequence MYNVKKGIPLLGCSLDSNGANFGIFSNSAHNIVLEIYHSFKEKIPVFKIILDKMHYATGDIFHIYVEDIEEGMSYVWKIMDSAHELSKPILDPYAYCIEEDPCYPLTYRNGIVHKLYSESRKPSIPWEETILYEMHVGSFTKDISANMEEVKRGTYTGLIDKLPYLKQLGITTLELLPVFKWNPYTLRNRHPVTGKLLQDVWGYNTIAFFALDEKYSIDKDGFQVIQEFKQFIEAAHRLDLEVILDVVYNHTGEGGIGGKSFNFKYLSNNIYYKFDENNEYANHSGTGNTLNTNHYVVKQLILDSLRYWVTCMGVDGFRFDLASILGQDQYGKWMNHSVLNDISQDPILSHVKLISESWDAKGSYDVGRMPYHFREWSDYFRDTIRKFIRGDQGLTKSVADCMVGKEIYFSDAKKNNTHAVHFITAHDGFTMWDLLSYESKHNFENGEENRDGHNANYSCNCGVEGETSDVQILNMRKRRVKNYMCLLLLSKGIPMLLMGDEFCRTQKGNNNAYCQDNDIVWVDWERQKRFEDIFTFTKDLIKLRKTLKYFNHKKNNNYVVTWHGVYYNKPDWSYYSRSIACHIKGEKESIFIVANSYHEPLIFELPPSETKWLRVVDTNLTSPKDADIIGQKIESSHYQVECYSICVFLEG, from the coding sequence ATGTATAACGTCAAAAAAGGTATACCTCTATTAGGATGTTCATTAGATAGTAATGGGGCTAATTTTGGTATATTTTCTAATAGTGCACACAATATAGTATTAGAAATTTATCATTCTTTTAAAGAAAAAATTCCGGTATTTAAAATTATACTTGACAAAATGCATTATGCAACTGGGGATATTTTTCATATATATGTGGAGGATATAGAAGAAGGAATGAGTTATGTATGGAAGATAATGGATAGTGCGCATGAACTATCTAAACCTATTTTAGATCCGTATGCTTATTGTATTGAAGAAGATCCGTGTTATCCTTTAACTTATAGAAATGGTATAGTTCATAAATTGTATTCTGAGTCTAGAAAACCATCTATTCCTTGGGAGGAAACTATTCTTTATGAAATGCATGTAGGTAGTTTTACAAAGGATATCTCAGCAAATATGGAAGAGGTCAAGAGAGGAACATACACTGGTCTTATTGATAAATTACCTTATCTAAAACAACTGGGTATTACTACCCTAGAGTTATTACCAGTCTTTAAGTGGAATCCTTATACTTTGCGCAACAGACACCCAGTAACAGGAAAGTTGTTACAAGATGTATGGGGGTATAATACTATAGCCTTTTTTGCATTGGATGAGAAATACAGTATAGATAAAGATGGATTTCAAGTGATACAAGAATTTAAACAATTTATCGAAGCTGCACACCGCCTAGATTTAGAAGTTATTTTAGATGTTGTTTATAATCATACTGGTGAAGGCGGCATAGGAGGAAAATCATTTAACTTTAAATATCTTTCAAATAATATCTATTATAAATTTGATGAAAACAATGAATATGCAAATCATTCTGGAACAGGTAACACACTCAATACAAATCACTATGTCGTTAAACAGCTTATATTAGACAGCTTAAGGTATTGGGTTACTTGTATGGGAGTCGATGGCTTTAGATTTGACTTAGCCTCTATACTTGGTCAAGATCAATATGGTAAGTGGATGAATCATTCTGTCTTAAATGATATCTCTCAGGATCCGATTCTTTCTCACGTTAAACTTATATCGGAAAGTTGGGATGCAAAAGGGAGCTATGATGTAGGGCGAATGCCATACCATTTCAGAGAATGGAGCGACTATTTTAGGGATACAATACGAAAATTTATCAGAGGAGATCAAGGACTTACAAAATCTGTTGCAGATTGTATGGTAGGGAAAGAAATCTATTTTTCAGATGCAAAAAAAAACAATACACATGCTGTTCATTTTATAACGGCCCATGATGGCTTTACAATGTGGGATTTATTATCCTATGAATCTAAACATAATTTCGAAAATGGCGAAGAAAATAGAGATGGACATAATGCTAATTATAGTTGTAACTGTGGGGTAGAAGGTGAAACAAGTGATGTCCAAATACTTAATATGAGGAAGCGCAGAGTTAAAAATTACATGTGCTTACTCTTATTATCTAAAGGTATTCCTATGCTTCTAATGGGGGATGAATTTTGTAGAACACAAAAAGGTAATAATAATGCGTATTGTCAAGACAATGATATTGTATGGGTAGACTGGGAAAGGCAAAAGAGATTTGAAGATATATTCACCTTTACTAAAGATCTTATTAAACTTAGAAAAACACTTAAATATTTTAATCATAAAAAAAATAATAATTATGTAGTAACATGGCACGGCGTTTACTATAATAAACCCGACTGGTCCTATTATTCTAGAAGTATCGCATGCCACATCAAAGGGGAGAAAGAAAGTATTTTTATTGTTGCTAATAGCTATCATGAGCCCCTAATTTTTGAATTACCACCTTCTGAAACGAAGTGGCTTAGAGTAGTGGATACTAATCTAACCTCTCCTAAAGATGCGGATATTATAGGACAAAAGATAGAAAGCAGTCACTATCAAGTAGAGTGCTATAGTATTTGTGTTTTTTTAGAAGGATAA
- a CDS encoding RsmF rRNA methyltransferase first C-terminal domain-containing protein codes for MKLPLAFESRMKNLLKEEYEDYLKSYDLPKYQGFRVNTLKISLEEWEQIVPFQAVKKVPWCNEGFYYDEVERPAKHPYYYAGLFYIQEPSAMAPGEYIPIKPGDKVLDLCAAPGGKSTQIAARLAQTGLLVSNDISATRAKGLLKNIENFGARNVIITNETPERLANRCPAYFDKILIDAPCSGEGMFRKSEEAMKNWETYTPEYCCNLQRDILEYAAHMLKPSGMLLYSTCTFSPEENEGMINEFLTKYPEFKVVPLVPKGGILKAHPEWVQAKNEIEGALRLWPHHLEGEGHFVCLLQKQDRRDTISTIKWTSKKRIKDYKDAAEFIKMYTYIDLETPVQEINNKLYLVAEDIPDLSGLRIVRSGLLIGELKNKRFEPYHALALAYPQSMFKQVINMKSDDANVIRYLKGETLLYEAQKGYHVICIDGYPLGWVKAHNSSLKNQYPPSWRMMG; via the coding sequence ATGAAACTACCTTTAGCATTTGAAAGTAGAATGAAAAATTTATTAAAAGAAGAGTATGAGGATTATTTAAAATCTTATGATTTACCTAAGTATCAAGGGTTTAGAGTGAATACATTAAAAATTTCTTTAGAAGAGTGGGAACAAATAGTACCTTTTCAGGCAGTGAAAAAAGTGCCTTGGTGCAATGAAGGATTTTATTATGATGAAGTTGAAAGACCCGCTAAACATCCTTATTATTACGCAGGCTTATTTTATATTCAAGAACCAAGTGCAATGGCACCTGGTGAATATATACCTATTAAACCTGGGGATAAAGTATTAGATTTATGTGCAGCGCCAGGAGGGAAATCTACTCAAATTGCAGCACGTCTTGCACAGACAGGATTACTTGTCTCTAATGATATTAGCGCTACAAGAGCCAAAGGATTACTTAAAAACATAGAAAATTTTGGGGCAAGGAATGTTATTATTACAAATGAAACACCTGAGAGACTTGCGAATAGGTGCCCGGCATATTTTGATAAAATTCTCATAGATGCTCCTTGTTCAGGCGAAGGGATGTTTAGAAAAAGTGAAGAAGCGATGAAAAATTGGGAAACTTATACGCCGGAGTATTGCTGTAATTTGCAGCGAGATATCTTAGAGTATGCAGCCCATATGTTAAAGCCTTCAGGTATGCTTCTGTATTCAACGTGTACTTTTTCACCTGAGGAAAACGAAGGTATGATTAATGAGTTTTTAACGAAATATCCCGAGTTTAAAGTTGTTCCTTTAGTACCAAAAGGCGGTATTTTGAAGGCGCATCCAGAGTGGGTACAGGCTAAAAATGAGATTGAAGGGGCTTTGAGGTTATGGCCTCATCATTTAGAAGGGGAAGGGCATTTTGTATGTCTGCTTCAAAAACAAGACCGCAGAGATACAATCTCAACGATAAAATGGACTTCAAAAAAACGGATTAAAGATTATAAAGACGCGGCAGAATTTATAAAGATGTATACTTATATAGATTTAGAAACACCAGTACAAGAAATAAATAACAAACTTTATTTAGTTGCAGAGGATATTCCAGATCTGTCAGGACTTAGAATTGTGAGAAGCGGACTTTTAATAGGTGAATTAAAAAACAAGAGGTTTGAACCGTATCACGCCCTCGCTTTAGCTTATCCACAATCTATGTTTAAACAAGTGATTAATATGAAAAGTGATGATGCAAACGTTATAAGGTATTTAAAAGGAGAGACCCTTTTATATGAAGCACAAAAAGGCTATCATGTAATATGTATAGATGGCTATCCTTTAGGGTGGGTTAAAGCGCACAATAGCAGTTTAAAAAATCAATATCCTCCAAGTTGGAGAATGATGGGGTGA
- a CDS encoding M23 family metallopeptidase gives MQIERLIREQIYLAKRRNQYRFMKRSTLYTFNSRKVFGLICIVVGLLLILTRCSKDSTNKSTTQEKVTQNTQVNKTTAATDIKEEMTQEEYYTYIQDFNVDENTLLQLYNLSLKNRKPYSDTLAIWMVENYKGTASKQILKMIKSPEGINTLLNDSLYETASHIYSQFIYDLVCFPLSSKKKYSFENGWKQARSYNGARQHYGIDIMDPQNTPGQIKIFSITDGVIESIGWNEVGGYRVGIRSNGGAYFYYAHLNENPSHIQKGDAIFAGDYLGDMGDTGYGKEGTRGKFPVHLHVGIAVKAKGNDEFWVNPYYILRYLELKDFVYKSL, from the coding sequence GTGCAAATAGAACGTTTGATCAGGGAGCAAATTTATTTAGCCAAAAGAAGGAATCAGTATAGATTTATGAAGAGAAGTACACTGTATACTTTTAACAGCAGAAAAGTCTTCGGGTTAATATGTATAGTTGTAGGACTATTACTTATTTTAACTAGATGCAGCAAAGACAGCACAAATAAATCTACTACACAAGAAAAGGTAACTCAAAATACTCAAGTGAATAAGACAACTGCTGCAACTGATATAAAAGAAGAAATGACTCAAGAAGAATATTATACTTATATACAAGATTTTAATGTGGATGAAAACACACTTTTGCAGCTTTATAATCTTTCGCTTAAAAATAGAAAACCGTATTCAGATACACTTGCTATCTGGATGGTTGAAAATTATAAAGGTACAGCGTCAAAGCAAATTTTAAAAATGATAAAAAGTCCTGAAGGCATAAATACTTTATTAAATGATTCGCTTTATGAAACAGCAAGCCATATATATAGTCAATTTATATACGATCTGGTATGTTTTCCGTTATCTTCAAAAAAGAAGTATTCTTTTGAAAATGGCTGGAAACAAGCAAGAAGCTATAACGGTGCACGCCAGCACTATGGCATAGATATTATGGACCCACAAAATACACCTGGGCAGATTAAAATATTCAGTATAACAGATGGCGTCATAGAAAGCATAGGATGGAATGAAGTAGGGGGGTATCGTGTTGGTATAAGAAGTAATGGTGGTGCGTACTTTTATTATGCGCATTTAAATGAAAATCCATCTCATATTCAGAAAGGCGATGCAATATTTGCAGGGGATTACTTGGGAGACATGGGGGATACTGGTTACGGCAAAGAAGGAACAAGAGGTAAATTTCCGGTTCATCTCCATGTGGGCATAGCTGTAAAAGCCAAAGGGAATGATGAGTTTTGGGTTAACCCTTATTACATACTAAGATATCTAGAACTAAAAGATTTCGTTTATAAGTCCCTGTGA